In Tsuneonella dongtanensis, a single window of DNA contains:
- a CDS encoding TonB-dependent receptor, translating to MKLKPTVCSGVATLALVTATAAHAQDAAAPTTTDPSMAAADDDGGDAAFGGIVVTAQKRAERVNDVPLSVVALSGAQLERSGVRDVTELQLVVPNLRIAKLSQAAGVTLQIRGFGTGANAAIDSDVATSLDGAFVPRPGAIISTFLDVASVEVLRGPQGTLSGRNAVVGAIAITTNAPDLSEMNGRAEFEYGSFNTFKALFVGNVPVSETFGLRVAGVSRTTDGHAYNLFDKQTYGASTTLAGRLSAKWEITPALTWVGRADYAQITGDGLNPSNIDVDASPQPQLDTFVSRIAAAGGALALSGNTSHIVNQRMVDPLVLDRQYGLSSDLSLAAGNGFEVRLLNSYRDWSNRQNDGDNALTTLDIFYRGASFESRTQNHELQLISPKDTLAGGKLSFVSGLYYAVEDYATTNTINLGSRFCALVVGAAGRPACLAGPQVNAANNQFDQHDRTYAAYAQADFKIFPSLTATLGSRYTAGRKTGSFVGVRSNPGAASLASTEQTTLETSANRTTWRANLTWRPIDGTLVYASYATGFKSGGFNNANSPVALTATTRNFAPETSKNYEIGVKASLFDRLMQLNVNAFLMDIDDFQQRSYDGTMFVIRNAGNIRSKGVEFELALQPSERLSTGISGAYLNSRYLFNPTAPGLPGCSAAVVNSCVGFEKIVNGNPTIQDLTGAPTGIAPDWSVHAFLEANTGDFGPGYRLTLRGDYAYQSALRFSVNGADAKNIGNISLRLDFPDRDLAITGYVLNVTDADYFTSSFPQPLAGVFGGNNTTTGQTIMRGFIGAPREFGLRLGATF from the coding sequence ATGAAACTTAAGCCGACAGTGTGCTCTGGCGTAGCTACGCTGGCGCTGGTCACTGCTACCGCGGCCCACGCGCAAGATGCAGCAGCGCCGACGACGACGGACCCATCCATGGCGGCGGCCGACGACGACGGAGGCGACGCGGCCTTCGGCGGCATAGTCGTGACGGCGCAGAAGCGAGCGGAACGGGTCAACGACGTGCCGCTATCGGTCGTGGCGCTTTCGGGCGCCCAGCTCGAGCGATCGGGTGTTCGCGACGTTACCGAACTGCAGCTCGTGGTTCCCAACCTTCGCATCGCGAAGCTGTCACAGGCAGCCGGCGTCACCTTGCAGATCCGGGGGTTCGGGACGGGGGCCAACGCAGCGATCGACTCCGATGTCGCCACGTCGCTCGACGGTGCGTTCGTGCCGCGTCCAGGCGCGATCATTTCCACCTTTCTGGACGTCGCCAGCGTGGAGGTCCTGCGCGGACCGCAGGGAACGCTTTCCGGGCGCAATGCCGTGGTCGGGGCTATTGCGATCACGACCAATGCACCCGATCTGTCGGAAATGAATGGCCGCGCCGAGTTCGAGTACGGGTCGTTCAACACGTTCAAGGCGTTGTTCGTGGGCAATGTACCCGTTTCCGAGACATTCGGCCTGCGCGTTGCCGGCGTTTCGCGGACCACGGATGGCCACGCGTATAACCTTTTCGACAAGCAAACGTACGGCGCTTCCACGACGCTGGCAGGTCGCCTGTCGGCCAAATGGGAAATCACCCCGGCCCTCACCTGGGTCGGGCGGGCCGATTATGCGCAAATCACCGGCGACGGCCTGAACCCCAGCAATATCGATGTCGACGCATCGCCCCAGCCGCAGCTTGATACCTTTGTGAGCCGGATCGCCGCAGCCGGTGGCGCCCTGGCGTTGTCGGGCAATACATCGCACATCGTCAACCAGCGCATGGTCGACCCGCTTGTGCTCGACCGGCAGTATGGCCTGTCGAGCGATCTGTCCCTAGCGGCGGGGAACGGATTTGAGGTGCGTCTGCTGAATTCTTATCGCGATTGGAGCAATCGGCAGAACGACGGCGACAACGCCTTGACGACGCTCGACATCTTTTATCGCGGTGCCAGTTTCGAGAGCCGAACGCAGAACCATGAACTGCAGCTCATCTCGCCCAAGGACACCCTGGCCGGAGGCAAATTGAGTTTCGTCTCAGGCCTCTATTATGCGGTCGAGGATTACGCGACAACGAACACGATCAATCTTGGATCGAGATTCTGCGCGCTGGTCGTGGGCGCGGCCGGCAGGCCGGCATGCCTCGCCGGCCCTCAAGTTAACGCCGCAAATAACCAGTTCGATCAGCACGATAGGACGTATGCAGCTTATGCGCAGGCGGATTTTAAGATCTTCCCAAGCCTGACGGCCACGCTCGGCTCCCGGTATACCGCGGGTCGCAAGACCGGAAGCTTCGTCGGAGTTCGGTCTAACCCGGGCGCGGCCTCACTCGCATCGACCGAGCAAACCACACTCGAAACCAGTGCCAACCGGACGACTTGGCGCGCAAACCTGACGTGGCGTCCTATTGATGGAACACTCGTTTACGCCAGTTATGCCACGGGGTTCAAATCCGGTGGTTTCAATAACGCAAACTCTCCCGTGGCGCTGACGGCGACAACCCGCAACTTTGCGCCCGAAACATCGAAGAATTATGAAATAGGGGTCAAGGCCTCCCTGTTCGATCGTCTCATGCAGCTCAACGTCAACGCGTTTCTCATGGATATCGATGATTTTCAGCAGCGCTCGTACGATGGCACCATGTTCGTCATCCGGAATGCAGGTAACATCCGTTCGAAAGGGGTGGAATTTGAACTTGCTCTCCAGCCGAGTGAGCGCCTCTCGACCGGTATCTCAGGCGCATATCTGAATTCTCGCTATCTGTTCAACCCGACCGCGCCCGGTCTACCGGGATGCTCCGCCGCAGTCGTAAATTCCTGTGTCGGCTTCGAGAAGATCGTCAACGGCAATCCTACCATCCAGGATTTGACGGGCGCTCCAACCGGCATCGCTCCCGACTGGTCAGTGCATGCATTCCTCGAGGCAAACACGGGCGATTTTGGCCCCGGCTACAGGCTGACCCTGCGGGGGGACTATGCGTATCAGTCTGCGCTGCGTTTTTCGGTCAACGGTGCCGATGCCAAGAACATCGGCAACATCAGTCTGCGCCTGGATTTCCCCGATCGAGACCTGGCGATCACGGGCTATGTCCTCAACGTCACGGACGCGGATTATTTTACCTCGTCGTTCCCCCAACCGCTCGCGGGCGTTTTCGGAGGAAACAACACGACCACCGGGCAAACGATCATGCGCGGGTTCATTGGCGCACCGCGCGAGTTCGGCCTAAGGCTGGGAGCCACTTTCTAG
- a CDS encoding DUF1254 domain-containing protein codes for MNPLNHPFASLLLATMGTIEGPAALAAAPENPQALLKLSGDPASRDAKALEEMAYSYGLLLYQFGLPYVYFDDWRARRIARDTDAGRPRPTANSLTGVPTLMTARESTGGAPNVDTLYSWSPFDLAQGPVEIDVPATPGRYAAMQIADASLTNIGYISHRTQGDGAGRYLLVGPDWKGRAPRARKVIQSPTNEGLIILRVAVKGDADLPDAQKVQDRYRMSGPPAATTGSPVSQMVSAPGLLGFYDRLARILERNPLPERDRAWLSAFMAIGFDPARPGPIGLGNPAIERGLTRALEAGPSTVAWKIRNRGGELRGWTMDFRGGDYGGDFLSRAAGAIFGLVVNSPQEAIYFRALKDSSGRPLDGARTYTVTLPQAFVSQCAAFWSLTSYDSGSNLIDNADDKYAVVGRDPAVAVEPDGAIKVAVGGTPAADRLSNWMPATQSGPFAITFRCYQPGQSILHDPFLERTLPMIDRIE; via the coding sequence ATGAACCCATTGAACCACCCTTTTGCTAGCCTCCTCTTGGCGACGATGGGAACGATCGAGGGGCCTGCGGCTCTGGCAGCTGCTCCCGAGAACCCGCAAGCCTTGCTGAAATTGTCCGGCGATCCCGCGTCGCGCGATGCCAAGGCCTTGGAAGAGATGGCCTACAGCTATGGCCTCCTCCTGTATCAATTTGGATTGCCGTACGTCTATTTCGACGATTGGCGCGCCCGGCGCATCGCGCGGGATACGGACGCGGGCCGCCCGCGGCCTACCGCCAATTCGCTGACCGGCGTTCCCACCCTGATGACCGCCAGGGAGAGCACCGGCGGCGCACCGAATGTCGATACGCTCTATTCGTGGTCGCCGTTCGATCTGGCGCAGGGCCCGGTGGAGATCGACGTCCCGGCGACTCCCGGGCGCTATGCCGCGATGCAGATCGCCGACGCCAGCCTGACGAACATCGGGTATATCAGTCACCGCACGCAAGGGGACGGTGCCGGCCGATATCTGCTCGTCGGCCCGGACTGGAAAGGACGCGCACCGCGTGCGCGCAAGGTCATCCAGTCGCCGACCAACGAAGGTCTGATTATCCTCCGCGTTGCGGTGAAGGGAGACGCCGACCTTCCGGATGCACAGAAAGTGCAGGACAGGTACCGGATGTCGGGTCCGCCGGCAGCCACGACGGGGTCTCCCGTTTCTCAAATGGTGTCGGCGCCCGGCCTGCTGGGCTTTTACGATCGTCTCGCGCGGATTCTCGAACGCAACCCTCTGCCCGAGCGCGACCGGGCATGGCTTTCGGCGTTCATGGCGATCGGCTTCGACCCCGCCCGGCCGGGTCCGATCGGTCTCGGCAACCCAGCCATCGAGCGAGGCCTGACACGTGCGCTCGAAGCCGGTCCGAGCACCGTCGCTTGGAAGATTCGCAATCGCGGGGGCGAGCTGCGCGGCTGGACCATGGACTTCCGCGGCGGCGACTATGGAGGCGATTTCCTGAGCCGGGCAGCCGGGGCGATTTTCGGCCTCGTGGTCAACAGTCCGCAAGAGGCGATCTATTTCCGCGCCCTGAAGGATTCGAGCGGGCGCCCGCTCGACGGTGCCCGGACCTACACCGTGACGCTGCCGCAGGCGTTCGTGTCGCAATGCGCGGCCTTTTGGTCGCTAACCAGTTACGACAGCGGTTCGAACCTGATCGACAATGCGGACGACAAATACGCGGTCGTGGGCCGCGATCCCGCGGTCGCGGTCGAACCCGATGGCGCGATCAAGGTGGCCGTCGGCGGAACCCCCGCCGCGGATCGATTGAGCAACTGGATGCCGGCGACACAGTCCGGCCCCTTCGCGATCACCTTTCGTTGCTACCAGCCCGGACAGTCCATTTTGCACGATCCGTTCCTCGAACGGACCCTGCCGATGATCGACCGGATCGAATGA
- a CDS encoding DUF1254 domain-containing protein yields the protein MIETANVRAAFARRTRPNTFFHYRSLVTPTSQTVTTPNVDTLYSTSWLDLSAGPLTIDVPSFGDRYLSVAVMDTYSNNFALLGSRTSGSSPVRFSISGPDRTAAGAVSSPTRWAWLLIRAEVDQREDLGDFHALQDQCRIAGPTGSAAFAPGCRADGDPVVVLETLTRLLAESPPSSAPDEVMRAIAALGLAGEGRGRPWSADELRTIHDGFMEARTQLLRTPPGLRQCGWILPFENMGAFGPDYRSRALIALKGLGALPNREAMYFWALAPDGQTEFDADQRWRLTLPSGSLPVDAFWSLTAYRRTPSGQSYLFDNALGRHALGSHQDNLQRADDGSITVFLQRHPPADGPIANWLPTPPEGAFELVLRAYLPRRELLDRSFRLPSVVPAS from the coding sequence TTGATCGAGACGGCGAACGTGCGGGCAGCCTTCGCACGCCGGACGCGGCCCAACACGTTTTTCCATTACCGCAGTCTGGTCACTCCAACGTCGCAGACGGTGACCACCCCCAACGTGGACACCCTGTATTCCACGTCGTGGCTCGACCTGTCGGCCGGGCCGCTCACGATCGACGTGCCATCGTTTGGCGACCGGTATCTCTCGGTGGCAGTGATGGACACCTATTCGAACAACTTCGCCCTGCTGGGGTCGCGCACGAGCGGCAGCAGTCCCGTGCGATTTTCGATCTCCGGGCCTGATCGCACGGCCGCCGGCGCGGTGAGCTCGCCGACGCGCTGGGCATGGCTTCTGATCCGCGCCGAGGTTGACCAGCGCGAAGACCTGGGCGATTTCCATGCACTTCAGGACCAATGCCGGATCGCGGGGCCCACCGGATCGGCTGCCTTTGCCCCCGGGTGTCGCGCCGATGGCGATCCGGTTGTGGTGCTCGAAACCCTGACGAGGCTTCTAGCCGAGTCGCCCCCGTCGAGCGCGCCGGACGAGGTCATGCGCGCGATCGCCGCGCTCGGTCTTGCCGGCGAGGGCCGCGGCCGACCCTGGTCGGCAGACGAGCTTCGCACCATCCACGACGGGTTTATGGAGGCACGCACCCAGCTGCTGCGCACACCGCCGGGATTGCGGCAATGCGGCTGGATCCTTCCTTTTGAAAACATGGGGGCGTTCGGGCCCGACTACCGCTCGCGCGCGCTGATCGCGCTCAAGGGCCTCGGCGCATTGCCGAACCGGGAAGCGATGTACTTCTGGGCGCTGGCCCCCGACGGCCAAACAGAGTTCGACGCCGATCAGCGCTGGCGCCTGACCCTCCCGTCGGGGAGCCTGCCCGTCGATGCGTTTTGGTCGCTGACCGCGTATCGGCGGACGCCGAGCGGCCAGAGCTATCTCTTCGACAACGCGCTTGGCCGGCACGCGCTGGGAAGCCACCAGGACAACTTGCAAAGGGCCGATGACGGTTCGATCACCGTGTTCTTGCAGCGCCATCCTCCCGCAGACGGCCCCATTGCGAACTGGCTGCCTACTCCGCCCGAGGGTGCGTTCGAGCTCGTGCTGAGGGCTTACTTGCCCCGGCGCGAACTGCTCGACCGAAGTTTCCGACTCCCCAGCGTGGTCCCTGCGTCATGA